From a single Streptomyces aurantiacus genomic region:
- the casB gene encoding type I-E CRISPR-associated protein Cse2/CasB, with amino-acid sequence MSTNDSTVRPDSTPGDQLTGWLTGLVRSRDYGQLASLRRPRALTTSHIVAAAHAPTEEQREIFEQVAFLFAIYHRGASRPSYGFGTVGLAARRIGSPAARGPKDPGACRLVDRLVSSRRIPWRHLQHTVERLRVCEVPPPAWRELVDDLTAWSDKGRRVHRQWASDFHINPYTPKGTAK; translated from the coding sequence ATGAGCACCAACGACAGCACCGTCCGGCCGGATTCCACCCCCGGCGACCAGCTCACCGGATGGCTCACCGGACTCGTCCGCTCCCGCGACTACGGCCAGCTCGCCTCCCTGCGCCGCCCACGAGCCCTCACCACCAGCCACATTGTGGCGGCCGCCCACGCACCCACCGAAGAACAGCGTGAAATATTCGAACAGGTTGCGTTCCTGTTCGCCATCTACCACCGGGGCGCCTCACGCCCCTCCTACGGCTTCGGCACCGTGGGCCTGGCCGCACGGCGCATCGGCAGCCCAGCCGCACGCGGCCCCAAAGATCCCGGCGCCTGCCGGCTGGTCGACCGGCTCGTCTCCAGCCGCCGCATCCCCTGGCGTCACCTGCAGCACACCGTCGAACGGCTGCGCGTGTGCGAGGTGCCGCCACCAGCCTGGCGAGAGCTCGTCGACGACCTGACGGCCTGGAGCGACAAAGGCCGGCGCGTCCACCGCCAGTGGGCCTCCGACTTCCACATCAATCCCTACACCCCGAAAGGGACGGCAAAGTGA
- a CDS encoding type I-E CRISPR-associated protein Cas7/Cse4/CasC produces the protein MTTSAPAFTGPQYLSLHLLETVVAVLPVRDENGSPKAIVYGGVERHMITSQARRRAERVHSRNRANAGTGALAGRTTGVRTREWALITARALKDQHDWDLSEAIVTARAVLEALGLKFSDPAKKTVANLTKVLVFAPADAGQQIAGHIHTHRDDLTAWMEVYLKAKEGADKPKGKKAAETAPDGDAAPGTEKIPALPKATRTAVLTALAPRDAIDIALYGRFLAEIAESPNVDGAIQTAHAFTVHEAEQIDDFYAAADDAKLDRKKNALDFLDSADDSGAGMTGYQSLISGTFYRHAVLDRRQLRTNLRAAGMSQPDAEAAAVAAEKEFVTAFVDAFPEAKKNSTASTGTLPSLVLSFEGDRPFNYAATFQNPIDEMADGPAAHAAARRILAHHAFVAARRPDITAGRVLTYDMDTHHIISELAASGALLAKEAATVEELIA, from the coding sequence GTGACCACCAGCGCACCCGCGTTCACCGGCCCCCAGTACCTCTCTTTGCACCTGCTGGAAACCGTCGTCGCCGTCCTGCCCGTACGGGACGAGAACGGCTCGCCGAAAGCCATCGTCTACGGCGGAGTCGAACGGCACATGATCACCAGTCAGGCGCGTCGCCGGGCCGAGCGCGTCCACTCCCGTAACCGGGCCAACGCCGGTACAGGGGCGCTGGCCGGCCGCACCACCGGTGTCCGTACCCGGGAGTGGGCCCTCATCACCGCGCGCGCCCTGAAGGACCAGCACGACTGGGACCTGAGCGAGGCCATCGTCACCGCCCGGGCGGTACTCGAAGCCCTCGGCCTGAAGTTCAGTGACCCGGCAAAGAAGACCGTCGCCAACCTCACCAAGGTCCTGGTGTTCGCACCGGCAGACGCCGGACAGCAGATCGCCGGCCACATCCACACCCACCGCGACGACCTCACCGCATGGATGGAGGTCTACCTCAAGGCCAAGGAAGGAGCGGACAAGCCGAAGGGGAAGAAGGCTGCTGAGACTGCCCCCGACGGGGACGCAGCACCGGGCACCGAGAAGATCCCTGCCTTGCCGAAAGCCACCCGTACCGCGGTGCTCACCGCACTCGCACCCCGCGACGCCATCGACATCGCGCTGTATGGCCGTTTCCTCGCCGAGATCGCCGAATCGCCCAACGTCGACGGCGCCATCCAGACCGCGCACGCCTTCACCGTCCACGAAGCCGAACAGATCGACGACTTCTACGCCGCGGCCGATGACGCCAAACTCGACCGGAAGAAGAACGCCCTGGACTTCCTCGACTCCGCTGACGACTCCGGCGCAGGCATGACCGGATACCAGTCGCTCATCTCCGGCACCTTCTACCGCCACGCAGTCCTGGACCGCCGGCAGCTGCGCACCAACCTGCGGGCCGCCGGCATGAGCCAGCCGGACGCCGAGGCCGCCGCCGTAGCCGCGGAGAAGGAGTTCGTCACCGCCTTCGTCGACGCCTTCCCCGAAGCGAAGAAGAACAGCACAGCCTCGACCGGCACGCTGCCCAGCCTGGTCCTCTCCTTCGAAGGAGACCGGCCATTCAACTACGCCGCGACATTCCAGAACCCTATCGACGAGATGGCAGACGGCCCCGCAGCGCACGCCGCCGCCCGCCGGATCCTGGCCCACCACGCATTCGTCGCCGCCCGCCGCCCCGACATCACCGCAGGCCGCGTCCTCACCTACGACATGGACACGCACCACATCATCAGCGAACTCGCGGCCAGCGGAGCCCTCCTGGCGAAGGAAGCCGCCACCGTCGAGGAGCTCATCGCATGA
- the cas5e gene encoding type I-E CRISPR-associated protein Cas5/CasD: MTFTLLARLAAPLQSWGAVSRFSHRDTHSRPTKSAVIGMCAAALGHDRTELLGPLADIRFAVRADRPGTPVRDYHTVGAGTYPVRPRDIITDHRRAAALSASLEAATGPSFGHHPLSNWYGAPKKISSDPASGTLISAELSRTALITERWYLADASFVAALEHPDRSLLDSIAHALEHPKRLLWLGRKSCPPSGTIAGAVQAAALEEALTATALLPDATDSRPWAWIESPQSTTGTTPITDQPVSFHPDQRSHTNRWEYRTRISPEPTATKWDVIQ, translated from the coding sequence ATGACCTTCACCCTCCTCGCACGGCTCGCCGCCCCCCTGCAGTCCTGGGGGGCGGTATCCCGCTTCTCCCACCGCGACACCCACTCCCGCCCCACCAAATCCGCAGTCATCGGCATGTGCGCCGCAGCCCTCGGCCACGACCGCACCGAACTCCTCGGCCCACTCGCCGACATCCGCTTCGCCGTACGCGCCGACCGACCCGGAACACCCGTACGCGACTACCACACCGTCGGCGCCGGCACCTACCCCGTACGGCCCCGCGACATCATCACCGACCACCGCCGCGCCGCAGCCCTCTCCGCTTCCCTCGAAGCCGCCACCGGACCGTCGTTCGGACACCACCCCCTCAGCAACTGGTACGGAGCACCCAAAAAGATCAGCAGCGATCCCGCCTCCGGAACCCTGATCTCCGCAGAGCTCTCCCGCACTGCGCTGATCACCGAACGCTGGTACCTCGCCGACGCCTCATTCGTGGCCGCCCTCGAACACCCAGACCGTTCACTTCTGGACAGCATCGCCCACGCCCTGGAACACCCCAAGCGCCTGCTATGGCTCGGCCGAAAGTCATGCCCACCGTCCGGAACAATCGCCGGCGCTGTCCAAGCAGCAGCCCTCGAGGAAGCCCTCACCGCCACAGCCCTGCTGCCCGACGCCACCGACTCCCGCCCCTGGGCCTGGATCGAAAGCCCGCAAAGCACCACAGGCACCACGCCCATCACAGACCAGCCCGTCAGCTTCCATCCCGACCAGCGCTCCCACACCAACCGCTGGGAATACCGCACCCGGATCAGCCCCGAACCCACCGCTACCAAATGGGACGTGATCCAGTGA
- the cas6e gene encoding type I-E CRISPR-associated protein Cas6/Cse3/CasE, with amino-acid sequence MSSTAHFVTSHSVLTLDARHPYTAKAMIDAQHMHRNIMSGFYHWVPDGQPDARAQMGVLSTWSVDLKAGVLILVVQARVPADWSGIPADALKDKPHTLTVDRTLNTGDVVSFRTVVNPTKTISPGKEAVENKIRGKRIPHTAPHHAKDWFTRRLQPEGEPPTGPSGVSRIGATTDSDTLNIQMLGSLKSTSRKGLVVARAEIKGRLTVTDPHTFVNALNDGIGRARAYGCGLLLIR; translated from the coding sequence GTGAGCAGCACCGCGCACTTCGTCACCTCGCACAGCGTCCTCACACTCGACGCTCGGCACCCCTACACCGCCAAAGCGATGATCGACGCCCAGCACATGCACCGCAACATCATGAGCGGCTTCTACCACTGGGTCCCAGACGGACAACCAGACGCACGCGCCCAGATGGGCGTCCTGTCCACCTGGTCCGTCGACCTCAAAGCCGGCGTCCTCATTCTCGTCGTCCAAGCCCGCGTACCAGCCGACTGGTCCGGCATTCCCGCCGATGCCCTGAAGGACAAACCTCACACCCTCACCGTCGACCGCACCCTCAACACCGGGGACGTCGTGTCCTTCCGCACCGTCGTGAACCCCACCAAAACCATCTCACCGGGGAAAGAAGCGGTCGAAAACAAAATCCGCGGCAAACGGATCCCCCACACCGCCCCCCACCACGCCAAAGACTGGTTCACCCGACGCCTTCAGCCCGAAGGCGAACCGCCCACCGGCCCCAGCGGCGTGTCCAGGATCGGAGCAACTACGGACTCCGACACCCTCAACATCCAAATGCTCGGCAGCCTCAAAAGCACCAGCCGTAAAGGCTTGGTCGTCGCCCGCGCAGAAATCAAGGGCCGTCTCACCGTCACTGACCCTCATACCTTCGTGAACGCGCTGAACGACGGCATAGGCCGTGCCCGCGCCTACGGCTGCGGCCTCCTCCTCATCCGTTAA
- a CDS encoding DUF6009 family protein, with translation MGGTHFEETGGSGHDRCHRWRQPAGHHDTCRSHRQLACLRHHEPDHLHHLPAPNIPAARPVPPRAQQAVRAAGGGRDRIQHSLAAILAPVEAVDPRTLTARVTGYKTERSEGGPPSTALQELGITLPL, from the coding sequence ATGGGGGGAACGCACTTTGAAGAAACTGGCGGCTCCGGCCATGACCGATGCCATCGTTGGCGACAGCCTGCTGGTCACCACGACACCTGCCGCAGCCACCGACAGCTGGCGTGCTTACGGCATCACGAACCCGATCATCTCCACCACCTGCCCGCCCCCAACATCCCTGCTGCGCGCCCGGTCCCACCGCGCGCGCAGCAGGCTGTCCGGGCCGCGGGCGGCGGCCGCGACCGCATCCAGCACTCCCTCGCCGCGATCCTGGCACCCGTCGAAGCCGTCGACCCGCGCACCCTCACCGCTCGCGTCACGGGCTACAAGACCGAACGCTCCGAAGGCGGGCCGCCTTCCACCGCCTTGCAGGAACTCGGCATAACGCTGCCACTGTGA
- a CDS encoding DUF4231 domain-containing protein, giving the protein MVVAGQDGRTVPSVVMTRWQWYKTACARHRWRYMVTELLGLVSAAAVPAAVAMRLGSSVIAVLGAIVVVASGTRVLFGSHDAWVEFSQIRYGIEREMALYLNACAPYDRDAGVQLIVARVEELTASGVERWATRRVAAIPPPPVESGGA; this is encoded by the coding sequence ATGGTTGTCGCCGGCCAGGACGGGCGCACGGTGCCTTCCGTGGTGATGACCAGATGGCAGTGGTACAAGACTGCTTGTGCCCGCCATCGGTGGCGGTACATGGTTACCGAGCTGCTGGGACTCGTCAGCGCCGCTGCCGTTCCGGCAGCGGTTGCGATGCGGCTGGGGTCGTCCGTCATCGCCGTACTGGGTGCGATCGTCGTGGTCGCCTCGGGAACACGTGTGCTCTTCGGTTCGCACGACGCCTGGGTCGAGTTCAGTCAGATCCGCTACGGCATCGAGCGCGAGATGGCGCTGTACCTGAATGCCTGCGCGCCGTACGACCGCGACGCCGGCGTCCAGTTGATCGTCGCTCGTGTCGAGGAATTGACCGCTTCAGGTGTGGAACGGTGGGCCACGCGACGTGTTGCCGCCATTCCGCCCCCGCCCGTCGAATCCGGGGGAGCGTGA
- a CDS encoding phosphotransferase family protein, which translates to MRVDAIDEFVCQAQRSGAASNGYHNLNYVFPLSERAAQLTGTEQGAPVLVRVPQAESVRVVIRTWPSEADLLEALKDLLPHVPRCLARTATATVLTYVAGTPFSRFCPAGKPVDPLQISDIAHLLAQTTAVRREALPPLPDYWPQDDEDSQSYLQTLALSADRQIRQPNWPVYGDLFNALGVAEDVLVRLAERVPGMTHRPYSLLHADLHRDNLVVTEHGTPRLIAVDWELATYGDPLHDLATHLIRMQYPESQKQEVIDAWAGAVDSVTPAALKGLDTDLAHYIAFEQAQSIFPDVIRAVNSLAWSPYPDDHDERLNEAASGVHRALEDAAKPLGLKDIPSLPRVRDLLHQWQAPSPDTWSPPRTVQPTEHRRETPAPSPLATGRRQTHRTARS; encoded by the coding sequence GTGAGAGTCGATGCCATCGACGAGTTTGTTTGCCAGGCCCAGCGGTCCGGCGCAGCCAGCAACGGCTATCACAATCTCAACTATGTCTTCCCGTTGTCCGAGCGTGCGGCGCAGCTCACCGGGACCGAGCAAGGCGCTCCTGTCCTGGTCAGAGTTCCGCAGGCTGAATCCGTCCGTGTCGTCATCAGGACCTGGCCCAGCGAAGCAGATCTACTGGAAGCCCTGAAAGACCTGCTGCCCCATGTACCGCGCTGTCTGGCCAGAACTGCAACGGCAACCGTCCTCACCTACGTAGCGGGCACCCCGTTCTCCCGCTTCTGCCCGGCCGGCAAACCCGTCGACCCCTTGCAGATCTCGGATATAGCTCACCTTCTGGCTCAGACAACCGCTGTACGCCGCGAAGCACTGCCCCCGCTACCCGACTACTGGCCTCAGGACGACGAGGACAGCCAGAGCTATCTGCAGACCCTGGCGCTGTCGGCCGACCGCCAAATCCGACAGCCCAATTGGCCCGTGTACGGCGATCTCTTCAACGCCCTGGGCGTTGCTGAAGACGTGCTGGTCCGACTGGCCGAGCGCGTACCAGGCATGACACACCGTCCGTACAGCCTGCTTCACGCAGATCTCCACCGCGACAACCTGGTCGTCACCGAGCACGGCACCCCCCGCCTGATCGCAGTCGACTGGGAACTCGCCACCTACGGCGACCCCCTGCACGACCTCGCCACACACCTGATCCGCATGCAATACCCCGAGTCCCAGAAACAGGAGGTGATCGATGCATGGGCTGGAGCCGTTGACTCGGTCACCCCAGCCGCCCTCAAGGGTCTAGACACGGACCTGGCGCACTACATCGCCTTCGAGCAGGCTCAGTCGATCTTCCCCGACGTCATAAGGGCCGTGAATTCCCTGGCATGGAGTCCATACCCGGACGACCATGACGAGCGCCTGAACGAGGCCGCGTCGGGCGTGCACCGGGCGCTGGAGGATGCCGCCAAACCCCTCGGACTGAAGGACATTCCCAGCCTGCCCAGGGTGAGAGACCTCCTGCACCAGTGGCAGGCACCCTCTCCGGACACCTGGTCGCCGCCCAGAACAGTCCAGCCAACTGAGCACCGACGTGAAACCCCAGCACCCTCGCCCCTGGCCACAGGCCGGAGGCAAACCCACCGAACTGCCAGAAGCTGA
- a CDS encoding winged helix-turn-helix domain-containing protein — translation MSDGPSGGRGASQYVLTELRARLLAKAYPFNSNLPTQRDLAEDLGVSRATVQKALGQLVEEGWIESRQGSGSRVIRKAPAASATGGISRMRTAELGWFVEQALQQNEVQLDVYCLTSESLDIHLRLQAERILTGATQGPGKIKLRIMLPTEDLLLPFPRNDGDPGDARVVQRLRKISARCLSSVEDTLQNLRANGSVRDIGFRVKYVPVAPMFKSYLLNGRELFLSMYTVEKRRIPLGDEEVDALDVLSVGAAGTYFSKNDEADDAESAWVEKQQTWFNSHWEHT, via the coding sequence GTGAGTGACGGACCGAGCGGTGGCCGCGGAGCAAGCCAGTACGTGCTGACGGAACTGCGTGCCCGCCTGCTTGCCAAGGCGTACCCATTCAACAGCAATCTGCCGACACAACGCGATCTTGCCGAGGACCTAGGGGTCTCTCGGGCCACCGTGCAGAAAGCTCTCGGACAGCTCGTAGAGGAGGGCTGGATCGAGTCACGACAAGGCAGCGGTTCGCGCGTGATCAGGAAGGCCCCGGCTGCGTCCGCCACCGGCGGTATCTCTCGCATGCGAACTGCGGAGCTCGGATGGTTCGTCGAACAAGCCCTGCAGCAAAACGAAGTCCAACTTGACGTCTACTGCCTCACGTCCGAGTCGCTCGACATCCATCTTCGTCTTCAGGCGGAGCGCATCCTGACAGGGGCGACTCAGGGCCCAGGAAAGATCAAGCTGCGCATCATGCTGCCCACCGAGGACTTGCTGCTCCCCTTCCCGCGCAACGATGGTGACCCTGGTGACGCGCGCGTGGTGCAGCGCTTGCGGAAGATCTCTGCCCGATGCTTGTCCTCTGTGGAGGACACCCTCCAGAACCTGCGCGCCAACGGCTCGGTCCGAGATATCGGTTTCAGAGTCAAGTACGTTCCGGTGGCGCCGATGTTCAAGTCGTACCTGCTCAACGGGAGAGAGCTCTTCCTGAGCATGTACACGGTGGAGAAACGGCGCATCCCGCTGGGCGATGAGGAGGTCGACGCACTCGACGTCCTCAGCGTCGGTGCCGCCGGAACGTACTTCAGCAAAAACGACGAAGCGGACGATGCAGAGTCCGCGTGGGTAGAGAAGCAGCAGACCTGGTTTAACTCCCACTGGGAACACACCTGA
- a CDS encoding HAD family hydrolase, whose translation MTANTTPIEPGAASPEGIRKLISPVRYVLWDLDGPMCQLFAGHPAGKVAHELVASIEEGRQPELLTMEERLLKDPHAMLVGISRRHPGSRQVAKWEDWLTEQELLAVRRALPTPHASDLIKAWSDQGARFALVTNNSARAATAYLSSQGVASHFPHVYGRTRDLSLMKPHPHSLLQALNAMRAAPFETLMLGDAPTDYAAAQAADVRFMGYADDALKADALRQAGVEASCIVRSLKEVCDALTYQP comes from the coding sequence GTGACCGCCAATACAACGCCGATCGAACCAGGAGCAGCCTCGCCGGAGGGCATACGGAAGCTGATCTCACCAGTTCGTTACGTCCTGTGGGATCTTGACGGTCCGATGTGCCAACTGTTCGCAGGGCACCCCGCGGGCAAAGTGGCTCATGAACTGGTCGCTTCCATCGAAGAGGGCCGCCAGCCCGAACTACTGACGATGGAGGAACGTCTGCTTAAAGATCCGCACGCCATGCTGGTCGGCATCAGCCGACGACATCCCGGCAGCAGGCAGGTCGCGAAATGGGAGGACTGGCTCACCGAACAGGAACTGCTGGCTGTACGCCGTGCCCTTCCGACACCCCACGCGTCGGACCTCATCAAGGCATGGTCGGATCAGGGCGCCCGGTTCGCCCTCGTCACCAACAACTCAGCTCGGGCAGCTACCGCCTATCTCAGCAGCCAGGGCGTTGCCAGTCACTTCCCTCATGTCTACGGGCGCACACGCGACCTCAGCCTGATGAAGCCTCATCCGCACTCCCTGCTGCAGGCACTCAACGCAATGAGGGCCGCCCCCTTTGAGACGTTGATGCTCGGTGACGCACCAACGGACTACGCGGCGGCGCAGGCAGCTGACGTGCGCTTTATGGGCTACGCGGACGACGCACTGAAGGCTGACGCTCTCCGGCAGGCAGGCGTGGAAGCGTCATGCATCGTGCGCTCTCTGAAAGAGGTCTGTGACGCGCTCACATACCAGCCCTGA
- a CDS encoding restriction endonuclease, translating into MALGGAVIVIGLFVTVVNWLLAHWWVLIAVVVLAGLAGAGWVYQRQQRARWEQVQARALRYALPQLDALHHREFEHAVRELMRRDGCRDAVRVGGGGDLGADVKATDPFGRRWVIQCKHRRGGDRGSAVGTPDLQVLNGTARPVHGADVVVLVTNGRVTKPGVTFAETQRLHLVDRRLLAMWAAGSQPLWELLRAVPPPHRPSALS; encoded by the coding sequence ATGGCCCTGGGCGGGGCAGTCATCGTCATCGGGCTGTTCGTGACGGTGGTCAACTGGCTGCTGGCCCACTGGTGGGTGCTCATCGCTGTGGTGGTGCTCGCGGGCCTGGCGGGCGCCGGCTGGGTGTATCAGCGTCAGCAGCGGGCGCGGTGGGAGCAGGTGCAAGCGCGTGCTCTGCGCTATGCGCTGCCGCAGCTGGATGCCCTGCACCACAGGGAGTTCGAGCATGCGGTGCGGGAGCTGATGCGCCGGGACGGCTGCCGGGACGCGGTCCGGGTCGGCGGGGGCGGCGATCTGGGCGCGGATGTGAAGGCGACGGACCCGTTCGGGCGGCGCTGGGTGATCCAGTGCAAGCACCGTCGTGGCGGGGACCGCGGCTCGGCGGTGGGGACTCCGGATCTGCAGGTACTCAACGGGACGGCTCGTCCGGTCCACGGCGCGGATGTGGTGGTGCTGGTGACGAACGGGCGGGTCACGAAGCCGGGCGTGACCTTCGCGGAGACGCAGCGACTGCACCTGGTGGACCGACGCCTGCTCGCGATGTGGGCGGCGGGGTCACAGCCGCTGTGGGAGCTGCTGCGGGCGGTGCCGCCGCCGCATCGTCCCTCGGCTCTGTCCTGA
- a CDS encoding MarR family transcriptional regulator has product MGAVRRLVDADTGEPVPYAPYAFSGRHTQVDKTRVAAITESKAFTPSQKFLVLWWIGVSPEGLEPLRATGADIARQVGMSTDAVGKINRKLAKHRILIVRGRIGNYNFYRISPYIAFHGTGLEQREAVKTCNPPDIPGLVDKTPALWEAQ; this is encoded by the coding sequence TTGGGAGCAGTACGCAGACTGGTCGACGCCGATACAGGTGAGCCGGTCCCCTATGCGCCGTACGCCTTCTCCGGCAGGCACACGCAGGTCGACAAAACGCGCGTCGCGGCCATCACGGAATCCAAGGCGTTCACGCCCAGCCAGAAGTTCCTCGTCCTGTGGTGGATCGGGGTCTCGCCCGAAGGCTTGGAACCGCTCCGGGCCACTGGAGCGGACATCGCCCGACAGGTAGGGATGTCAACCGACGCTGTCGGAAAAATCAACAGGAAGCTGGCCAAACACCGCATCCTGATTGTCCGAGGGCGCATCGGCAACTACAACTTCTACCGAATCAGCCCCTACATCGCCTTCCACGGCACGGGGCTTGAGCAGCGGGAAGCAGTGAAGACGTGCAACCCGCCCGACATCCCCGGATTGGTCGACAAGACCCCAGCGCTGTGGGAGGCCCAGTGA
- a CDS encoding replication initiation protein, RepL2, with amino-acid sequence MTNADKQTNLELLEATAGMTANQRLVVMLYALHPTDRSGAVLETAAKLAKLVGMAPTVFSRTRKQVIEAGWLQETERLGHIKYYRIDPKRLGECVVVPLRRAT; translated from the coding sequence GTGACCAACGCCGACAAGCAGACGAACCTTGAGCTGCTCGAGGCCACGGCCGGCATGACCGCCAACCAGCGCCTCGTGGTCATGCTGTACGCCCTGCACCCGACGGACCGCTCCGGTGCGGTACTCGAGACTGCAGCCAAGCTGGCCAAGCTCGTAGGCATGGCGCCCACCGTCTTTTCGCGCACTCGTAAGCAGGTCATCGAAGCCGGCTGGCTTCAGGAGACCGAGAGACTCGGGCACATCAAGTACTACCGGATCGACCCCAAGCGACTGGGTGAATGCGTCGTCGTGCCCCTCCGTCGCGCAACCTGA